The following coding sequences are from one Methanohalophilus halophilus window:
- a CDS encoding coenzyme F420-0:L-glutamate ligase, which translates to MKMEAFTVDDIPLIKPGDDIAAIICEHAVLEDGDVLVIASTIIAKAENELFSLDNINPSAQAIAIGRKDDKDPRLVQAVLDRCSECFVESPVMLVQSDRAHVCINAGVDDSNVENDLLADLPRDGDASARSIGESVEEITGCRIAVVVTDTNGRAFRLGQTGVAIGLYHAAPIYHWKGTKDLFGYEMQISEEAVADEVAAAANLLMGEGSGGNPVVVVRGIPLFTEEKTSARQLYRPDNMDLIKKALRISKKS; encoded by the coding sequence GTGAAGATGGAAGCCTTTACTGTTGATGATATACCTCTGATAAAACCCGGTGACGATATTGCGGCCATTATATGTGAGCATGCCGTGCTGGAAGATGGTGATGTGCTGGTTATTGCTTCTACCATCATTGCAAAAGCCGAAAATGAACTGTTTTCCCTTGACAATATTAACCCCTCTGCCCAGGCAATTGCGATTGGCAGAAAGGATGATAAGGATCCACGGCTTGTACAGGCGGTACTTGACAGGTGCAGCGAGTGTTTTGTTGAATCTCCTGTGATGCTTGTTCAATCCGACAGGGCACATGTATGCATCAATGCGGGAGTGGATGATTCCAATGTCGAGAACGATTTACTTGCCGATCTTCCCCGGGACGGGGATGCCAGTGCCAGAAGTATAGGTGAGAGTGTTGAAGAGATTACAGGTTGCAGGATTGCTGTTGTGGTAACTGATACCAATGGCAGGGCTTTCAGACTGGGTCAGACAGGTGTTGCAATAGGGTTGTACCATGCTGCTCCCATTTATCACTGGAAGGGTACGAAGGATCTTTTCGGCTATGAAATGCAGATCAGTGAGGAAGCGGTTGCCGATGAAGTGGCAGCGGCTGCAAACCTGCTGATGGGAGAGGGTAGTGGAGGTAATCCGGTAGTTGTTGTACGGGGTATACCCCTGTTTACCGAGGAAAAAACATCTGCACGCCAGTTGTACCGGCCGGACAATATGGATCTCATTAAGAAAGCTTTACGCATTTCCAAGAAGTCTTGA
- a CDS encoding Hsp20/alpha crystallin family protein: MKRGLIRRGNSPSVSRWDPFDEIKQTQDYLNDLFREFLPSVQWKGGETMAPLVDVQEKDDSVVVTTDLPGVNKEDVDIRVSEGMIEISAECKKEEEKEEEGYFQKERRYSSFSRAVSLPASVTEEGATAKLEEGVLTVTLPKTKEAEKPKISIE, translated from the coding sequence ATGAAAAGAGGATTAATACGCAGGGGAAATTCACCTTCAGTAAGTAGATGGGATCCATTCGATGAGATCAAACAGACACAGGATTACCTAAACGACCTTTTCAGGGAATTCTTACCTTCGGTGCAATGGAAGGGTGGCGAAACGATGGCTCCTCTTGTGGATGTCCAGGAGAAGGATGATTCAGTAGTGGTTACCACAGATCTGCCAGGTGTCAATAAGGAGGATGTGGACATCCGTGTATCCGAGGGCATGATTGAGATCAGTGCAGAATGTAAAAAGGAAGAAGAGAAAGAGGAAGAAGGTTACTTCCAGAAAGAGCGCAGGTATTCAAGTTTCTCCAGGGCGGTTTCTTTGCCGGCTTCTGTGACTGAGGAAGGCGCCACGGCCAAACTTGAGGAAGGGGTGCTGACAGTCACATTACCAAAAACCAAAGAAGCTGAAAAACCGAAGATCTCAATCGAATAA